One window of the Lachancea thermotolerans CBS 6340 chromosome A complete sequence genome contains the following:
- the SEC28 gene encoding coatomer subunit epsilon (similar to uniprot|P40509 Saccharomyces cerevisiae YIL076W SEC28 Part of a heptameric protein complex that regulates retrograde Golgi-to-ER protein traffic in eukaryotic cells coatomer forms the COP I vesicle coat whose functions are essential epsilon-COP coatomer subunit Sec28p) translates to MDLFTVKQQYYSGNYKQALQEIEKVASSDQDAVVFYRAKSLIALGEYEKESSQSGIATAFNTYADIVAGSGSLQDLESAVSSSKSAFSLNLLASAQAIQGQNEDAVKTCLEGLDSNETQGLAELVLLAVQIAVSDSSNRSESTASSILQNFLAAHEEYANEDEIIINLAESCVNFVAGREITGSNFYFYEELCQTLPSWKSQLGLMSLHLQQSHLPEAQAIVDLLESEYYQNQQESARLYTPQLLANKITLTAMQGGRVDELRSQLLELQPEHPLCQNYKINNAKFDEVVAKYA, encoded by the coding sequence ATGGACCTCTTTACCGTTAAGCAGCAGTACTACTCTGGAAACTATAAGCAGGCTCTTCAAGAGATCGAAAAGGTCGCCTCTTCGGATCAGGATGCCGTTGTTTTCTATAGGGCTAAGAGCTTGATAGCGCTGGGAGAATACGAGAAAGAAAGCTCTCAATCGGGGATAGCAACCGCCTTCAACACCTACGCTGATATAGTTGCAGGCAGTGGAAGCCTGCAAGATCTAGAGTCGGCCGTCTCGAGCAGCAAAAGCGCATTTTCTCTAAACCTGTTGGCTTCAGCGCAGGCCATCCAAGGCCAAAATGAGGACGCGGTGAAGACATGCCTAGAGGGACTCGATAGCAATGAAACACAAGGCTTAGCCGAGCTAGTACTGCTAGCAGTCCAAATAGCCGTGTCGGACTCCAGCAATAGGTCTGAATCAACCGCTTCCAGCATCTTGCAGAACTTCCTGGCCGCACATGAGGAATACGCAAACGAAGACGAGATTATCATCAATCTCGCAGAGTCATGCGTTAACTTTGTTGCGGGGCGTGAGATCACAGGCTCCAACTTCTACTTCTATGAGGAGCTCTGCCAGACGCTGCCCAGTTGGAAGTCTCAGCTGGGACTGATGAGCTTGCACCTACAGCAGTCGCACCTTCCAGAAGCTCAGGCAATTGTCGACCTCTTGGAATCGGAGTACTACCAAAACCAACAAGAGTCCGCTAGATTATACACACcccagcttcttgcgaATAAAATCACACTCACAGCTATGCAAGGTGGCCGTGTCGACGAATTGAGATCCCAGCTCCTGGAGCTACAGCCTGAACACCCTCTATGTCAAAACTACAAGATCAACAACGCCAAATTCGACGAGGTTGTTGCGAAA
- the RCI37 gene encoding Rci37p (similar to uniprot|P40508 Saccharomyces cerevisiae YIL077C Hypothetical ORF), whose amino-acid sequence MDDNRKSDGQGERKTALMESPWFKEAYNSALKFYEKDSALDSKDRLELSRTFVSIARAELWGGWAAFALVFGAPFGYRLYKTGAVRGVKVPRNFVLGLFAMFTTTQACGRYAFNSKLAQLQNDGNFTPRGSFGDDDDQSRPETNQQRQYEMMKLVGYGMAPKWGNYFYTTFHNPEKRLPNPKVKLQEMKEGKTSNISPILNQRDPLGLYTGPGSEKKRGIPQGNGEQSGATSSTSDKDGVETGTTTGSSWDRLRQENGITTKSPGGRWSQIRKAPSDGSDIFGSSQPSQSSQFSEQPTDDSQGAEGAQEDFDALLEKERRGEDTV is encoded by the coding sequence ATGGATGATAACAGGAAATCGGATGGGCAAGGCGAAAGAAAGACGGCCCTAATGGAAAGTCCGTGGTTTAAGGAAGCTTACAATTCAGCACTGAAGttttatgaaaaagacagcgCTCTGGACTCGAAAGATAGATTAGAGCTCTCTAGGACATTTGTTTCGATTGCAAGGGCCGAGTTGTGGGGTGGCTGGGCTGCTTTTGCTCTTGTTTTCGGCGCCCCTTTCGGCTACAGGCTTTATAAGACCGGCGCGGTCAGGGGAGTCAAAGTACCTCGAAACTTTGTTCTCGGGCTCTTCGCGATGTTCACCACAACTCAGGCATGCGGAAGATATGCATTTAATTCTAAGCTGGCTCAACTACAAAACGATGGGAACTTCACACCACGCGGATCATTCGGAGACGACGATGACCAATCTCGCCCAGAAACAAACCAGCAGCGCCAATACGAGATGATGAAGCTAGTCGGATACGGAATGGCTCCAAAGTGGGGCAACTACTTCTATACCACATTTCACAACCCGGAGAAGCGGCTGCCAAATCCTAAGGTCAAACTTCAGGAAATGAAAGAAggcaaaacttcaaacaTCTCCCCCATCCTGAACCAGCGGGACCCCTTGGGGCTCTATACGGGGCCCGGGTCGGAAAAGAAAAGGGGCATCCCGCAAGGCAATGGTGAGCAGTCCGGAGCAACATCTAGCACATCAGATAAGGACGGGGTTGAGACTGGTACAACGACGGGCTCTTCTTGGGACAGGTTGCGTCAAGAGAACGGCATCACTACCAAATCCCCAGGCGGAAGATGGTCCCAAATTAGGAAGGCGCCTAGCGACGGCTCAGATATCTTTGGATCCTCGCAACCATCACAATCCTCACAGTTTTCTGAACAGCCTACCGATGACTCTCAAGGAGCCGAGGGTGCTCAGGAAGACTTTGACGCCctgcttgaaaaggaaaGGCGTGGTGAGGATACCGTCTAA
- the THS1 gene encoding threonine--tRNA ligase THS1 (highly similar to uniprot|P04801 Saccharomyces cerevisiae YIL078W THS1 Threonyl-tRNA synthetase cytoplasmic) — protein MSVKEAVNRVEEKVKDLVLDNKDNKSSEKGNGKSKNKQDSKQSSLYLDPEPDFIDERNQLFDKLLKEYQEKVEQMPRVPIKVVLKDGSEKEATAWETTPMDIAKQIAKSFPDKQCISKANGQLWDLERPLEGKEGDEVKLEFFDFDSDEGKRVFWHSSAHVLGEACECNLGAHICLGPPTEDGFFYEFAVKNAPNAPADAPERTVSQNDFPALESVSKNVIKEKQKFERLVMSKEDLLKMFHYSKFKTYLVSTKVPDGGSTTVYRCGKLIDLCVGPHIPHTGRIKAFKLLKNSSCYFLGDSNNDSLQRIYGISFPDKKLMDAHLKFLAEASMRDHRKIGREQELFYFNEMSPGSCFWLPHGTRIYNNLVDLMRAEYRKRGFDEVITPNMYNSKLWETSGHWGNYKENMFTFEVEKETFGLKPMNCPGHCILFKSRERSYKELPWRVADFGVIHRNEFSGALTGLTRVRRFQQDDAHIFCAQNQIEQEIENCFSFLQYVYGVFGFEFKMELSTRPEKFVGEIETWNNAEAKLESALRKWGGNWELNPGDGAFYGPKIDIKISDALRRWHQCATIQLDFQLPNRFELEFKSKDNQENENYERPVMIHRAILGSVERMTAILTEHFAGKWPFWLSPRQVLVVPVGVKYQEYAQEVRDKLCEQDFYADVDLTGNTLQKKVRNGQMLKYNFIFIVGEQEMTEKSVNIRNRDVIEQQGKNATIAFETVLQQLKKLKEEKRLDNVLN, from the coding sequence ATGAGTGTCAAAGAGGCCGTCAACAGGGTTGAGGAAAAGGTCAAAGACCTTGTCCTCGACAACAAAGACAACAAAAGTTCAGAGAAGGGCAACGGAAAGTCGAAGAATAAGCAAGACTCGAAGCAGAGCTCGCTTTATCTAGACCCTGAGCCAGATTTCATCGATGAGAGAaaccagctcttcgacaaattgttgaaggagTACCAAGAGAAGGTCGAGCAGATGCCACGTGTCCCTATCAAAGTCGTGTTGAAGGACGGTTCCGAGAAAGAGGCCACTGCGTGGGAGACCACTCCTATGGACATTGCCAAGCAGATCGCTAAGTCGTTCCCCGACAAACAGTGCATTTCCAAGGCCAACGGTCAGCTGTGggatcttgaaagaccCTTGGAGGGTAAGGAGGGCGATGAGGTCAAGctcgagtttttcgacTTTGACTCCGACGAGGGTAAGAGGGTTTTCTGGCACTCTTCTGCACACGTGCTCGGTGAGGCCTGCGAGTGTAACCTAGGCGCCCATATCTGCCTGGGTCCTCCAACCGAAGACGGGTTTTTCTATGAGTTTGCTGTCAAGAACGCTCCTAACGCGCCTGCTGACGCACCAGAGAGAACTGTGTCTCAGAACGACTTCCCCGCCTTGGAGAGTGTCTCCAAGAATGtcatcaaggagaagcAAAAGTTTGAGAGACTGGTCATGTCCAAGGAAGACCTGCTCAAAATGTTCCACTActccaagttcaagaccTATTTGGTGTCAACTAAGGTTCCAGATGGAGGTTCTACCACGGTCTACCGTTGCGGTAAGCTGATCGACTTGTGTGTGGGCCCACACATCCCTCACACAGGCCGCATCAAGGCCttcaagcttctgaaaaactCTTCCTGCTACTTTTTGGGAGACTCTAACAACGACTCTTTGCAGAGAATCTACGGTATCTCTTTCCCAGACAAGAAGTTGATGGACGCGCACCTAAAGTTTTTGGCCGAAGCATCCATGAGAGACCACAGAAAGATTGGTAGGGAGCAAGAGCTTTTCTACTTCAATGAGATGTCTCCAGGGTCCTGCTTCTGGCTCCCTCACGGTACCAGAATCTACAACAACCTGGTCGACCTGATGAGGGCCGAGTACCGTAAGAGAGGCTTCGATGAGGTTATCACTCCAAACATGTATAACTCCAAGCTGTGGGAAACTTCTGGTCACTGGGGCAActacaaagaaaacatgTTCACCTTCGAAGTTGAGAAGGAGACTTTCGGTTTAAAGCCAATGAACTGCCCCGGCCACTGTATCTTGTTCAAGTCCAGAGAGCGTTCCTACAAGGAGCTGCCATGGAGGGTTGCCGACTTTGGTGTCATCCACAGAAACGAGTTTTCCGGTGCACTCACCGGTTTGACTCGTGTTAGAAGATTCCAACAGGACGATGCTCACATTTTCTGCGCTCAGAACCAGATTGAGCAGGAAATCGAAAACTGCTTCAGCTTCCTGCAATACGTGTATGGAGTGTTCGGCTTTGAGTTCAAGATGGAACTCTCAACACGTCCAGAGAAGTTCGTCGGTGAGATTGAGACTTGGAACAACGCCGAGGCTAAGCTGGAATCTGCTTTGAGGAAGTGGGGTGGCAACTGGGAGCTGAACCCAGGCGATGGTGCCTTCTACGGCCCTAAGATCGACATCAAGATCTCTGATGCGCTAAGAAGATGGCATCAGTGTGCCACCATTCAGCTTGACTTCCAATTGCCAAACAGATTCGAGCTGGAGTTCAAGTCCAAGGACAACCAAGAGAATGAAAACTACGAGAGACCTGTGATGATTCACCGTGCCATCCTGGGTTCTGTTGAAAGAATGACTGCTATTTTGACCGAACACTTTGCTGGCAAGTGGCCATTCTGGTTGTCTCCACGTCAAGTGTTGGTGGTCCCTGTTGGTGTGAAATACCAAGAATACGCTCAGGAAGTGCGTGACAAACTCTGTGAACAGGACTTCTACGCAGATGTCGACTTGACTGGTAACACCTTGCAAAAGAAGGTCAGAAACGGTCAAATGTTGAAATACaacttcatcttcattgTTGGCGAGCAGGAAATGACTGAGAAATCCGTCAACATCAGAAACAGAGATGTGATAGAACAGCAAGGTAAGAACGCCACCATTGCATTCGAAACCGTGCTAcagcagctcaagaaactgaaggAAGAAAAGAGACTAGATAACGTCTTGAACTAG